The Pseudomonas sp. MM223 genome segment CACGCGGAAAACGACTGCAACGACACCGGGCTCAACGTGCCCGCCATTCCCCCAGGCGGCTACGCAGGCGCGCGGCACACTGGCTGTGCAGCTGGCTGACCCGCGACTCGCTGACCCCAAGCACCTCGCCGATTTCCTTGAGGTTCAGCTCTTCGTCGTAGTACAGCGCCAGCACCAGGCGCTCACGCTCCGGCAGGTTGGCGATGGCCTCGGTCAGGGCAGCCTGGAAGCGTTCATCCTCCAGGCCACGCGCAGGCTCGACATGGCCACTGGCGCCATCCTCATGCAGCCCTTCGTGCTCGCCGTCCTGCAACAGGTCGTCAAAGCTGAACAGGCGGCTGCCCAGGGTATCGTTCAAGATCCCGTAGTAATCATCGAGACTCAATTGGAGTTCGGCAGCAACTTCATGATCTTTAGCGTCGCGGCCGGTTCTGGCTTCAACGGCACGCATCGCGTCACTGACCATACGGGTGTTGCGGTGCACCGAACGCGGCGCCCAGTCGCCCTTGCGCACCTCGTCCAGCATGGCCCCGCGGATACGGATGCCGGCATAGGTTTCAAAGCTGGCGCCTTTGCTGGCGTCATACTTGTTGGCCACTTCAAGCAGGCCGATCATGCCGGCCTGGATCAGGTCCTCGACCTGCACGTTGGCCGGCAAGCGCGCCAACAGGTGGTAGGCAATGCGCTTCACCAGCGGGGCGTAGCGTTCGATCAGCTCGTACTGGGCGTCTTTCGCTGCCCGGCTGTACATCTTGAAGCCGCTGGCGTTCATAGCACGGGGCCTGCGCTGGTGGGCTGCACCAAGCGCTCGACAAAGAACTCAAGGTGGCCGCGCGGGTTGGCCGGCAGCGGCCAGCTGTCGACCTTCTGGGCAATGGCCTTGAAGGCCAGCGCGCACTTGGAGCGTGGGAACGCTTCGTACACGGCGCGCTGCTTCTGCACCGCCTTGCGCACGCACTCGTCGTACGGCACGGCGCCCACGTACTGCAGGGCCACGTCAAGGAAGCGGTCGGTGACCTTGGTCAGCTTGGCGAACAGGTTGCGCCCTTCCTGCGGGCTCTGCGCCATGTTGGCCAGCACACGGAAACGATTCATCCCGTAGTCGCGGTTGAGCAGTTTGATCAGTGCGTAGGCATCGGTGATCGAGGTGGGCTCGTCACAGACCACCAGCAGCACTTCCTGGGCGGCGCGAACAAAGCTGACCACCGACTCGCCAATCCCCGCCGCCGTGTCGATCACCAAAACGTCGAGGTTGTCGCCGATTTCACTGAACGCCTGGATCAACCCGGCATGCTGGGCCGGGGCCAGGTGCACCATGCTCTGGGTGCCCGAGGCCGCCGGTACGATGCGCACGCCACCAGGGCCTTGCAACATCACGTCACGCAGCTCGCAGCGCCCTTCGATGACATCGGCCAGGGTACGTTTGGGGGTAAGGCCCAGCAATACGTCGACGTTGGCCAGGCCCAGGTCGGCGTCCAGCAGCATGACCCTGCGGCCAAGCTCGGCCAGCGCCAGGGACAGGTTCACTGAAACGTTAGTCTTGCCGACGCCACCTTTGCCACCGGTCACGGCGATCACCTGTACGGGATGCATGCTACCCATGTCTGTTCTTTACCTTGTCTCGCTGGGACTCAGGCCACACGTGGGGCAATTCTGCGTACCCCTTGGCATAGCTACTTTGCACACGCTTCATGGTCAACCCGCCCGCCGGGGGTTGTGATAGAGATCAGCGAACATGTCGGCCATGGCCTCTTCGCTGGGCTCGTCCTGCAGCTGCACATTGACCGCACGAGACACCAGCTGGTGGCCGCGCGGCAGGTGCAGGTCGTCTGGAATGCGCGGGCCATCGGTGAGATAGGCCACGGGCAGTTCATGACTGATGGCAAGGCTCAGCACATCGCCAAGGCTTGCCGTTTCATCCAGCTTGGTCAGGATGCAACCGGCCAGGCCGCAGCGTTTGTAGCTGTGGTAGGCGGCGGTCAGCACCTGCTTCTGGCTGGTGGTGGCCAGCACCAGGTAATTCTTCGCGGCAATGCCACGCCCGGCCAGGGTTTCCAGCTGCATGCGCAATGCCGGGTCGCTGGCCTGCAGGCCGGCGGTATCGATCAGCACCACACGCTTGCGCAGCAGTGGCTCCAGCGCCGCTGCCAGCGACTGGCCCGGGTCGACGTAGGTCACTGGCACGTTGAGAATGCGGCCCAGGGTTTTGAGCTGCTCCTGGGCGCCGATACGAAAA includes the following:
- the fliA gene encoding RNA polymerase sigma factor FliA (*Name fliA), with the translated sequence MNASGFKMYSRAAKDAQYELIERYAPLVKRIAYHLLARLPANVQVEDLIQAGMIGLLEVANKYDASKGASFETYAGIRIRGAMLDEVRKGDWAPRSVHRNTRMVSDAMRAVEARTGRDAKDHEVAAELQLSLDDYYGILNDTLGSRLFSFDDLLQDGEHEGLHEDGASGHVEPARGLEDERFQAALTEAIANLPERERLVLALYYDEELNLKEIGEVLGVSESRVSQLHSQCAARLRSRLGEWRAR
- the ylxH gene encoding Flagellum site-determining protein YlxH (*Name ylxH) — translated: MGSMHPVQVIAVTGGKGGVGKTNVSVNLSLALAELGRRVMLLDADLGLANVDVLLGLTPKRTLADVIEGRCELRDVMLQGPGGVRIVPAASGTQSMVHLAPAQHAGLIQAFSEIGDNLDVLVIDTAAGIGESVVSFVRAAQEVLLVVCDEPTSITDAYALIKLLNRDYGMNRFRVLANMAQSPQEGRNLFAKLTKVTDRFLDVALQYVGAVPYDECVRKAVQKQRAVYEAFPRSKCALAFKAIAQKVDSWPLPANPRGHLEFFVERLVQPTSAGPVL